Proteins from a single region of Equus asinus isolate D_3611 breed Donkey chromosome 17, EquAss-T2T_v2, whole genome shotgun sequence:
- the LOC106822733 gene encoding membrane-spanning 4-domains subfamily A member 6D-like isoform X2 has protein sequence MLSYTVPGENITVLLPGGSLVPHPEELEPPYQDDRKKGLKNEAKVLGTIQILSGAMIMSLGVLLLWTSFPHHFRPVIVTLVSSGYPFVGAKCAWTSLVTSLLSLLGTFVGFIVILLSLAVGFTAWGQCKLDVGSRQTPQDNFPSRGRTADCAFAGSSLLGVLSVMLLFTVLELGVAVPSSILWWKQARSSIPGVVRFLAQSDTVVTNMLARASADPDPHPGFEEQLPSCPQLWPSPRLQDFCSPAAPAHYPRSTLGGLPPSPAIPICCS, from the exons ATGCTGTCCTACACTGTGCCCGGTGAGAACATTACGGTCCTTCTACCGGGGGGCTCCCTCGTGCCCCACCCAGAGGAACTGGAGCCTCCCTACCAGGACGACAGGAAAAAAGGTCTGAAGAATGAGGCCAAAGTGCTTGGG ACCATCCAGATCCTCTCAGGGGCCATGATTATGAGCCTGGGGGTCCTTCTGCTGTGGACTTCCTTCCCCCATCACTTCCGCCCGGTTATCGTAACCTTGGTGTCGTCTGGATACCCGTTCGTTGGTGCCAAGTGT GCCTGGACCAGCCTGGTCACCAGCCTTCTGAGTCTCCTGGGCACTTTTGTGGGGTTCATCGTCATCCTCCTCAGCCTGGCAGTGGGGTTCACCGCCTGGGGACAGTGCAAACTGGACGTGGGGTCCAGGCAGACGCCCCAGGACAACTTCCCTTCAAGAGGCAGGACCGCTGACTGCGCCTTCGCTGGCTCCAGTCTGCTG GGGGTGCTCTCGGTGATGCTCCTCTTCACGGTGTTGGAGCTTGGCGTCGCCGTCCCGTCTTCCATCCTCTGGTGGAAACAGGCCCGGTCAAGCATCCCTGGG GTTGTGCGTTTCCTGGCTCAGAGCGACACAGTCGTCACCAACATGCTCGCAAGAGCATCTGCTGATCCTGATCCTCATCCCGGATTTGAAGAACAG CTTCCGAGCTGCCCACAGCTGTGGCCTTCACCGAGACTGCAGGACTTCTGCTCTCCGGCTGCCCCAGCCCATTACCCCAGGAGCACCCTGGGCGGACTTCCTCCTTCCCCGGCGATCCCGATATGCTGCAGCTGA
- the LOC106822733 gene encoding membrane-spanning 4-domains subfamily A member 6B-like isoform X1, which produces MLSYTVPGENITVLLPGGSLVPHPEELEPPYQDDRKKGLKNEAKVLGTIQILSGAMIMSLGVLLLWTSFPHHFRPVIVTLVSSGYPFVGAKCFIISGLLCVILEKRSTKRLAWTSLVTSLLSLLGTFVGFIVILLSLAVGFTAWGQCKLDVGSRQTPQDNFPSRGRTADCAFAGSSLLGVLSVMLLFTVLELGVAVPSSILWWKQARSSIPGVVRFLAQSDTVVTNMLARASADPDPHPGFEEQLPSCPQLWPSPRLQDFCSPAAPAHYPRSTLGGLPPSPAIPICCS; this is translated from the exons ATGCTGTCCTACACTGTGCCCGGTGAGAACATTACGGTCCTTCTACCGGGGGGCTCCCTCGTGCCCCACCCAGAGGAACTGGAGCCTCCCTACCAGGACGACAGGAAAAAAGGTCTGAAGAATGAGGCCAAAGTGCTTGGG ACCATCCAGATCCTCTCAGGGGCCATGATTATGAGCCTGGGGGTCCTTCTGCTGTGGACTTCCTTCCCCCATCACTTCCGCCCGGTTATCGTAACCTTGGTGTCGTCTGGATACCCGTTCGTTGGTGCCAAGTGT TTTATCATTTCTGGATTGTTATGTGTCATCTTGGAAAAAAGATCAACTAAACGTTTG GCCTGGACCAGCCTGGTCACCAGCCTTCTGAGTCTCCTGGGCACTTTTGTGGGGTTCATCGTCATCCTCCTCAGCCTGGCAGTGGGGTTCACCGCCTGGGGACAGTGCAAACTGGACGTGGGGTCCAGGCAGACGCCCCAGGACAACTTCCCTTCAAGAGGCAGGACCGCTGACTGCGCCTTCGCTGGCTCCAGTCTGCTG GGGGTGCTCTCGGTGATGCTCCTCTTCACGGTGTTGGAGCTTGGCGTCGCCGTCCCGTCTTCCATCCTCTGGTGGAAACAGGCCCGGTCAAGCATCCCTGGG GTTGTGCGTTTCCTGGCTCAGAGCGACACAGTCGTCACCAACATGCTCGCAAGAGCATCTGCTGATCCTGATCCTCATCCCGGATTTGAAGAACAG CTTCCGAGCTGCCCACAGCTGTGGCCTTCACCGAGACTGCAGGACTTCTGCTCTCCGGCTGCCCCAGCCCATTACCCCAGGAGCACCCTGGGCGGACTTCCTCCTTCCCCGGCGATCCCGATATGCTGCAGCTGA
- the LOC106822733 gene encoding membrane-spanning 4-domains subfamily A member 6D-like isoform X3: protein MLSYTVPGENITVLLPGGSLVPHPEELEPPYQDDRKKGLKNEAKVLGTIQILSGAMIMSLGVLLLWTSFPHHFRPVIVTLVSSGYPFVGAKCFIISGLLCVILEKRSTKRLAWTSLVTSLLSLLGTFVGFIVILLSLAVGFTAWGQCKLDVGSRQTPQDNFPSRGRTADCAFAGSSLLGVLSVMLLFTVLELGVAVPSSILWWKQARSSIPGVVRFLAQSDTVVTNMLARASADPDPHPGFEEQVTS from the exons ATGCTGTCCTACACTGTGCCCGGTGAGAACATTACGGTCCTTCTACCGGGGGGCTCCCTCGTGCCCCACCCAGAGGAACTGGAGCCTCCCTACCAGGACGACAGGAAAAAAGGTCTGAAGAATGAGGCCAAAGTGCTTGGG ACCATCCAGATCCTCTCAGGGGCCATGATTATGAGCCTGGGGGTCCTTCTGCTGTGGACTTCCTTCCCCCATCACTTCCGCCCGGTTATCGTAACCTTGGTGTCGTCTGGATACCCGTTCGTTGGTGCCAAGTGT TTTATCATTTCTGGATTGTTATGTGTCATCTTGGAAAAAAGATCAACTAAACGTTTG GCCTGGACCAGCCTGGTCACCAGCCTTCTGAGTCTCCTGGGCACTTTTGTGGGGTTCATCGTCATCCTCCTCAGCCTGGCAGTGGGGTTCACCGCCTGGGGACAGTGCAAACTGGACGTGGGGTCCAGGCAGACGCCCCAGGACAACTTCCCTTCAAGAGGCAGGACCGCTGACTGCGCCTTCGCTGGCTCCAGTCTGCTG GGGGTGCTCTCGGTGATGCTCCTCTTCACGGTGTTGGAGCTTGGCGTCGCCGTCCCGTCTTCCATCCTCTGGTGGAAACAGGCCCGGTCAAGCATCCCTGGG GTTGTGCGTTTCCTGGCTCAGAGCGACACAGTCGTCACCAACATGCTCGCAAGAGCATCTGCTGATCCTGATCCTCATCCCGGATTTGAAGAACAGGTGACCTcttag